From the genome of Saccharomyces kudriavzevii IFO 1802 strain IFO1802 genome assembly, chromosome: 16:
taagACCCTTCGGTTTGGCAATAGTTGTTGTAgtgggaaaagaaaattttacaTCTGCTGAACACGCATTGTAGCAATGAAAAGTCATCAATACGGCGGCAAATAGCCGCTGGTGTCGATAAACTACTTCATTAAAATAACTACAGTGTGAGGGCCCTGTTAAGTTTGCTACAAATAATTTTATGTCGAAGAATAAGTACCATAAGTatcttcattgttttcattgTATATTTTATCTATACGTATGCGGCACATATGTATGTACATTCGGCAACCCGCTTAAAACGCCTTTCGAATCGGTGCGATAAAAACTTCCTGAGGCGAAAATCTAGTTCAGGATTACCTGCAGTCAGATTAGAGTATAAGAAAATTAAATTGAGGAGCATTTTTAACTGACTGACGTTGGCGTTGAGCTCTGctctattttctttcctaGGTTACCCCGGGCGGGGACCTGTAATAGTACAAGGCAATGTTTTAAGTCGGCAAATTCGGCCGCTTTTCCTAACACTGCTTGATCCGTCAAATATTCCAAGTAGTTGTATAGACGATAGGTCGCAAAAAAAGGCGGGCgggaaaaaattaatgtGAATGCGAATTCTGTGGATCGAACACAGGACCTCCAGATTACTTGACCGAAGtatcttcttcagtctGGCGCTCTCCCAACTGAGCTAAATCCGCATAcaagaatgaaaatattcgTCGTTTACCTCCATCTGGTCCATGAATGAAAACACTGAACTCAACAACGCTACAAGAGggaaaataagaaaaaaaagtcaagTTATCATCAAAGTAccctttcttgaaaaacttccttTCTACTGAGCACGTTCCATTGTTTATTTTACCCTTGTTCCGAGTCTGGATGCTATGTTCTATAAAACTTTAATATGCTCAACAAGTTCGTCCTccaacagaaaaaaaagaaactcaACGGGCAAGTAAGGGGGGGTGCCATTATCACATGCATGTTTGTAAATGTTTATAAGGTTCGCTACTTATTACTTGAACTTGCATTCACCACACAGACAACCATGTTCCAGTCCTATTGTTGGCGTCTTCCACAATTACTATACGAAGGAGCGTAGGTGTATCAAGATGACCGACATTTTTTGTCAGGCGGGCAAGTCACAAGAATGAACTATTTGGAAGATATGTATCTCCAAAGATGATTCTATATACTGGGATAAACGCGTGCAACCAAACCAGTAAAGTCCGATTACGTATATGACACGTAATTTCGAGCGCGAATAGGCTATGTACACGCAATAGGGACTGTTACTTCCAGCGGAGGCTCACATAGGGTCAAATGGTTTTTTTCACGACCATTTTTTGGATAGGTAGGTGTCACTATCGTTTTTTTCGTGGTTTACTTCCTTACCGccgttatttttttgtccaCGTCAAAGGGAGTAAACGTAACCCCTTTTAAAGTTGGacggaaaaaaattatgtccttgaaattttttttttttttttttgatttaaaaataaaatattcccTTGAGGTTTGTTCATTcccaaagaaaagaatggaaGGCTCCAACTTCAAGTGCaaagagaaataaataACTAAAACATCAATTACACTCCAAAAATGTCCGAATATGCATCCAGTATTCATTCTCAAATGAAACAATTCGACTCCGTATGTCATCAATATATGTTATTATGGGTCAACTTTTAgataatcaaaaatgacTCGAGAAATTTATCCGAGGCGGTTATACTAACATCAGGGCTGAATTATACTGTTTTTTCCGTCTTCTTACAGAGGTACTCTGGTAACAGAATTTTACAACTATTAGAGAATAAAACCAACTTGCCAAAGTCCTACTTAGTTGCTGGTTTGGGCTTCGCTTATCTTCTTATGATTTTTATCAACGTCGGAGGTATTGGTGAGATTCTTTCCAACTTTGCTGGGTTTGTATTGCCGGCATACCTATCATTGGTTGCTCTTAAGACCCCAACCTCCACCGATGACACGCAATTGTTGACATATTGGattgttttttcatttttgagtGTCATCGAATTCTGGTCCAAGGCAATCTTATATTTGGTCCCATTTTACTGGTTTTTGAAGACCGTCTTTTTGATCTATATCGCTTTACCTCAAACTGGCGGTGCTAGAATGATCtaccaaaaaattgttgCTCCATTGACTGACAGATATATTTTAAGAGACGTTAGCAAGACAGAAAAAGACGAGATCAGAGCTTCTGTTAACGAAGCTTCGAGGACTACAGGCTCTTCTGTCCATTAAGAAGTATTTCAAACATAAGAATTTTAAATTTGGACTCtcccttttttctttttattttctatttaTCTGAGAACATTTAAGTACATATGTTACTAGTCGTTATATACCGATACCAGACATATGAAATATTTGGAGATTGTTTATTTTACCGAATtggtgttttctttcatcgTACCATAGTGCTGTGATACTGGAATCCTAAGGGCAAAACTTTTggcgaagaaaaaacaatgtatgtttatcttcattcaaCGTTGAATCATTAGCGGTGTATTTAAGTTCTAGAGGTTCTTTTATAATGTTTTCTCGAATTTGTGATCGAATTGTTCGTTGATAGCAGATGAGGAACCACTTAAATGGAAATCCAACTTAATTCtcaacttcattttcccaGATccagaaattttcaaagactgTTTGCAAATTTGGTTAGCCTTTATGGTCGAAGATGGATATAACTGACCCATTGTCAACTTCTGAGCCCTGGGAACGGCACAAAAGATTTGCAGGTCGAATACTGGAGATTTCGCTTGGAAAAATAGCTCTATATGTGCGGATCCAGAATCTGCTGAGAGTAAAGAAGCATATACATTCAGAGAGGTACTATCGTGGATTTTGGGAACATCCGGAGGCAGAATGACATCTGAATCTGCAGAAACCGGTAACGGAAGGTTAACTGATCCTTCGTTTTCCTTACTCTTCGGTGGATCAttggtatttttcttttctccaAAAATCTCCTCTAATAGGTCAAGTGGTTTAACATTGCCACTTTTGGGGGGTTTTATATCAGTCTTACTATCATCGTTCAGTAAATCTGATAGTAAATCAGCTGGCCCACTGGAGATAAGGTTTTTCGATATATTCTTAACattattttgcttttcggtaattttttcgaatttgGGCATTGTTTCTagaataatttttctcGTGGATATCGGTTGGTTGAAAAAGATCTCGTATTGATTGCTTTTCATTTGAAGCAATAGATCGGTGGAATCTGCGTAGTGCAATATTAGCTGcctcaatttttcaatatttttagGGTCATGAAATTTTACTGATAATTTTAATGAAGTTGTCAAGATATAGTTGATTATCTTGTGGTTTGTTGTTGTGTAGCATTCTTGTAAATTTAGTAGATAATCCGTTATAGATGACTCATTGACCACTTCTGTGTTACTCTTAGTATTTCCACTGGATATTAAACCACCATACTCGCCGATACACCAAATTAATACCAGTTGCCAGCCAATATTATCGTCAGATATTTCCGCTGACTTTCCATCTAATGAAATGGTCAATAGTTTTTGCAGAAAATCAGATTTATCAGATAGTTGTGCGGTGTTATTTATTATGATTAAGATATCATTAATTTTCTCATAATTGATAAATGGTCCTACCAATTTCAAGACGTTCAAAAAAACGTCCAATTTCCAATTTTCGTCCTTGACTACGTAAGTGTCAAAGGTGTCGATTAGATGGTCTATAGTGTAAACTACCGAATCCTTtgattcttcatcttgcTCGGCCAAAAACTTCATTAATTCGTTGATTATCTCCACCAAATTTGAATCGTCCAAAATGGCAAAACTTAACTCCAATGCTCTCATTCGGATCGAGATATCACTATCCTGCAAACAGTGAGAAATGAATTTTCTGTGTCTTTGAACTGCGGTGGGTTCTTGCGGAACAACTTTTAATAAGGTGTTCAAAGAAACGTACTTGGTGTTATTATCCTTTCCTGCAAGAAATTTGGCCAAGATATTAACACCAAGAACACGCAGCGGTTGATTCAAATTCAACGAAAATATTGTCTTTACAGTTTCATAAAGAATAGCCTGTCCGCTGTTCTTTGTACAGTCTGTATTGGTCGCGATACGGGTTAATAAATCGCAAAAATTATCTTTGTAGTCCAGTACAGAATTTGAATCCATGAGTTCTCCAACTTGAAAGTATAGTTTTAAAGTGTAGAGCATCTCACATTGCAGAAATGGATCACAAATACCTTGGACATCGTATCCAGGTTCGATGTTTTTAGAATTCAAGTTTTCTAAACGAGTGAGAAAATCACGCAAAAGTAGAGACAATGGGGACAAGATGTCATTTTTGTAATCGATATCACCTTCATCATCGTTTTTCTCCCTATTCAACCCAATTGCCAAAATGGATTGTAGAATTTTAGTGACACCTAATAAGACACCATGAGTACATATCGAATGATTGCATAGTATTTCAGTAATATCTtcaatgttgaaaatttctaAGAGCGAAGtgtctttgaaaattaaTTTGGCAGCACATTGAAGAgcttttttcaacagaaaaggatcttttgaatttttaatGATATTTTCCACGTCTGGATATAAATCTCTCGCCAATTCAGGGGAACTCAAAAAGCCTAATGAGGTCAATGCAAGCGACACCGCGTATTTATTCGGGTGATGCAAATCGTTGTTCAGCATGTTGGTCAAAAGTGTCAACAAATCTTCCGACCCGTCCAGCAACAGAGTGGCAGCCAAATAGCCTAACCTTTTATCGACAAAATCATCGGAAGCAATTAAATTGATGGATTCAACTTGGCCGAAATGCGTTTTTTCCCCTAAAATGTATAGATATAGCAATTTCTGGATGTTCAATCGCCTTTTGTCGTGCGGTAAATGATCGTCTCTCAGCTTTGTTCTAATTTTGGCAGATTGTTTCGTTATGGTAGCTCTTTCATCCGCCAGCGTTTTAGCACCACGCACATCTTTAATAAAGCTTCTCAGCGATGAACCCATTTTATCTCTAATTCTTTCCTGTTGCGAAATTCGAACAAGCAACCTTAATGCTTTTTCACACGTTCAAACAGTAATGGTTACAAACTATGAGACGGCAATCTCCATGTAGCTCTaacgaatttttcaaatccgCTCAGCCCAATCCGACTAAAATCCAGCGAGTACCGAGAACCCAAAACGTGGAAATAAGTTGTGTCGGGTaatactttttcttctttttttcttttttcgtCCAACCAAGGAACAATGTAAAAGATAAAGATACAACTTGTTAGCGGCACCAAACCTCGAGGGGGCAATATAATGAAATCGGTAATGAGAACAGTAATCGTTAGTTATTCCAACTTATCGCCGCCGCTCACTAGCGCGAAAATTTTGCCTGATCAGAAGCACAAAATATTGTCGAATTGACGGGCTGACCTAGCTCATATGTGTACTCCGACCCTTAATCTGCTTCCTAACCGCCAATCTCTTTTTGCATTATCGTAATAATACTGCGGTATGTATTATTGTGTATTATtaaatacatatatgtgtatatatatatgtaaataatAGCCTTCGGCGGCTAAAAATGGTAGTAACACTATTATCAGTAGCAGAAAAGTGTGGGTGAATCGGTGAATGGGTGTCCcgatttgtttcttttagGGGAATCCGGCCCCCACACACCCCACGCATCCCACGTTCAGCCCTAGTGGAATAAGAAATGTGAAATCCGGGGTTGGCGCAGCGGTTCTGTGCGGCCAAACCCTGGGCTTCTTTTTGGCAGATCTGCCAAATCATGGCTATGCCTTGCTTGGAATCACATGGAAAAGACCCCCGGCTTATTAGATCCGGTCTCCCCCGTCAGTGCATAGTTATCATTGTCCAGgttatatattatatatatgctcAGGCTTATCTGCTTTGCATCTGGGCACTTGCTATTTAGGAGGAATAGCACAAACAAGTAGGCAAACCCAAATATGCAATCTACTATTCCAATAGCGATCGCAGGCAATGCAAACAAGAGAAATGTTGGACCCAACGCGGTTGCAGACGAAAGCGTTGCGTTTCAAAGACAGGCCAATAATAGGGAaatgatttcttcatcccTGTCTTCATCGAAATCATCAGGATTCAATGGTAGAAGAAGATCTTCTAGCGTTAGGGACGCCCTTTCTGCCTTTTTTGGGACTGGTAACAGTCCGACCTCCAATGTGGATGACTATTCTAATCTGGCAAACCACAATTATACCACCGCTCCACCATCAACCGTTCTGTGTAGGGGAAATAGTCTTTGTTCCGATATTGCTACCAATGACTATAATATTACAAGTACTTACCAACCGAATAGGCATAGGAACTCCGTGCCGTATAGCACAATAGACCAATTACATACAAGACAAGAAACGGGTTTGAGAAGAGTATCGGATCCGGTtccattcaagaaattcgGCAATGGTAATAATATGGTAAAGCCGCTTATAACTCAGCATGTCAATAATAGGGCCTTGTTTATTGATAGGGTGCTATCGGACTATTTAGCTGACCGCGGTTTCATCAAGCAAATGCCtctatataataaaaaagatgTGCTGGAAATTTCCATTGCAACAAGCGCAGAATCTGTTTTTTTGCCAACTACAAAAAGTGACGAAACAGAATATTTATCTCTAATTCATGGATCTTTAAATCATGCGCAAACACATTCTCTCGCGCCTACTAGTGTCGTCGAAAATAATGCTCTCCCTTCCTCCCCTACGATGGATACACTgaatgaaaacaatgatCTATCACTGTTTTCGTTACCTGCTCAAGGACCGAGTAACACCAGAGATTCGAATATGGCTGCGAACACTTCATCGACCTCTAATAATAATACAACAGACACGGATTCCCTTGTTTCGAATGGTAACAACAATATCATGAATAACGCTAATCCGCCTGTGACAAACAGACATTCGCATTCGCATTCTCATCCccgttcttcttcatcggcTTGGAATAGCCAGATGCCTTCTTTCAGTTTTGCCTTGATATTTTCCCTAGATAGACCAGCTACACTTTCTGATATCAAAGTAGAACTCACTTCAAACGCAAGAATCGTGTGGTTCAATGGCCTTCCTCCGACCAAGAACGTCAACGAAGAATGCTATAACATAGGTTCTCTTGACTGGACCCTTAATGCAAACAGCTTCAACCTTTTCATACCGCAAGATTCTAAGTCGCCTCTTGATATTGTTGAAAACCATTCAGATAATCGGAGATTAAAAGTGTTGCAGAAGTTGTCAATGAGGAAACGGCGCTCTTTTCCAAGTAAGACAACGCTCAGGGAAAATATACTAAACAAGTTGAATTCCTCCGATTCTGCGAATAAACTGAACGCTGGTATCTATGTTTTTACTATTCCCATAGTCCTTGCCAATCGTATTCCCGAATCACTCTACTACCCATCAGCAAGGGTGTCCTACACTTTAAGATTAGCCACAAGATTGAAAGATgaacaacaagaattaCCCACATCTAGACCACGTTCTTCTTCCATCTCCGCTCTTGAGAAATCACACTCCTATTCTCATTCCCGCGAATATTTTCGAATTGATGATTCCATCGAAGGAGATGCATACAACAGCGATAAAAATTCCAGTAGCAAAATTGCATTCCCCCCTTCATGGTTGAAAAGTGCTAAGGGCTGTTTAAAAAGGAGCAATTCCAATGGAGGCTCCGAGTGTAACGGCACGTCTTCGGCTAGTGGCACAACAAATCAAGATGGCGACTCTGATGCTACCATATATTCAGAATATCCACTTCATTTGGTAAGAACCCCACCAGAAATTTCCATTACCACTGCAAATAAGCCGCTTTACATTAATAAAGTTTGGGATAACTGTCTTTCGTATGAGATTTCTTTCGCTCAAAAATATGTTCCCTTGAATGGTGAAATTCCGATTACTATCAAAGTTGCACCATTAGTGAAGAATCTTAGTGTCAAGAGAATTCGTGTCAGCTgtagagaaaaaatatcctATAAGAGTAAAGACTATCGACATGATTTCAACCAATTAGATCCGTTGGCTTCGGATCCTTGTAATCCCTACCACTTGAGGTATTCGgtgagaaaaaacaaggaTAGAAGTCTGCCGCTATTTGAAGTGGCTTCCAAGTGCACAAGCGGGGCTGCGATCATAGAGGAAATTGTGACAAATACAGTTGATGATAATTTGCTGGCGTACACTTCaacgaaagaaaaaaataaagatatCCCATTTTGTGAGGCGTTCACTATCAAGACAAAATTAAAATTTCCCAAATATTGTGAATTTAACGCTACCAAAACTACAAACTTGCCACCTTATGGCATTGATCTTTTTGATCCTATAAAGGATCCAAATCAAAGTGAGGGCACGTCTAGTAATGGCAATGTGTTGGGCTTTTTGATGGGTCGCTCAAATAAGAATGCTAAGGCCTTCCGTAAGATTCAACAGGACAATAATCAGGATAAAATTAAAGACGAAAATGGAAATGCAATAACAACCCTGCAAACTAGCTCAAATGTCCCCATTCATTACTACACACGATTTAATAGGCCAAGACGAGGTTTATATTTGGACAGCACTCATTTTAAGAATATCCAATGCTCACATAAATTAGAAATTGTTCTAAGAGTCAGTAAAACCGACGATAGCCCCTCAAAACTCATGCGGCATTATGAGATAATTGTTGATACGCCAATTTATTTGGTTTCAGAACTGTGTAATACTTCGAACATAGACTTACCCACTTATGACATGGCCACCACTGAATCCTCCAATATCCTCCCACCAACTTTCGAAGAGGCAACATCAGTTTCTGCCTCACCAAGATCATCTCTATCTTATTGTCCTGATGATATTTCAATGCAACAATTGAATCTTTCTAGGTCAACTTCCTTAGCAAACGGCTACCTGTCAACTGTACATCCAAAAGCAGCAGCAGTCTCAGATATGTTTAATACGACCCTAATTCGAGGGCAACAAGAGCAGCAACCACGTTTTTCAAAGGCTGAGGACTACCCCCAACAAACGGCTAATGCAGAAGATGCCTATAACAATATGGATTACTTACTTTCGCCAAATATTTGTCAGCAGGGGAATGCTTCTGCACTATTCAAGAGAAATACTATTACAATGGACTTTAACAATAATATATTCGCACCTCAGCATAATCCCCGTACTTTTGtcgataatgatgatgacggtaatgataatgataacgataataataatgatacaGAGGGGCCTAGTTCAATGACCCATCCAGGCCCTGAACCACCAAGATACGATGAGATTTCCTCATAACGACCaacttctctttcttttttacaAGCCGACATtatattgtatatatacatatatatattcattcCTACAAATGTATACTTTTTTCATGTTACCGATGTTAGTTTTCAGTTGTTTTCTCGCAATGTTTTGATCAAATGTATTTCGGCTCATCGCGATTCTAAGtaccgaaaaaaaatggcaaacaGGCAGGAACAAAAcagaaaagttgaaagcAATATAATTCCGAACGTACAAAATTGCTCTATCGTATTAGCTTCTGTGGAAGGCAACTGTGCGATTTAGAGATCTAATGAATAGGGGGTCAGTAGATGATGGGCCCAAACTGCGTGAGGAAAAGCACTTCCAAGATTTTTATCCCGACCTTAACACCGATACTTTACTGCCGTTCGTCGTTCCCTTAGGTGAAAGATGTACTATCAGCACTAATAGCGATGTAAATGATACCTCTAACCTTAACAATACAGGAAAAGGTAGTGTTAAAAGTGCACAAACAAAAGAATTGATTTTTAAGGGTAGAGTTACCACTGAACCATTagtattgaaaaaaaatgaagtgGAGTTTCAGAAATGTAAAATAACTACAAGCGAACTGAAAGGCAGGAAAACTTCGTACAGTCCTAAATTCAACGATGGATTTATCTCCAGGTATTATCGTTCATATAATTCTAGAGGTAGAAAGGCTTATAAATCACAACAGATAGGATTCAATGAGTTCGAAACGCCTTATTTTACCAAATTCTCCGATAGAGAAGCCCCAGATATCGCCATTCCGGCAACTTCAAAGAGCGCGATTCAAAAGTTCGCCAGTATTTCATCCAATCTGGCTAATTTCAGACCGTTGTACGATATGGATGAGCAAGATGAATTATACCTGCATTATCTAAacaaaacatttttcaaagaccAGATGTCTCACGAAGTATTTGAAGTTTTAATGACTATACTAGAAACCGAATGGTTTCATATTGAAAAGCATATGCCTTCAACTAATGATCTAATTGCCAAAAATAACATTTTAAGTGATTGTCAAAATTATGAGCTTTACGGTTCTGATGATGGAACAGGCTTATCGATGGACCAGGCCTGCGCAGTTTGCTTAGCCACGGATAGTGATAATTCCAATACGATCGTCTTTTGCGACGGGTGTGATATTGCAGTGCATCAAGAATGTTATGGTATAATTTTTATTCCCGAGGGGAGATGGTTATGTAGACGATGTTTGATCTCGAGGAATAGTTTTATCACTTGTTTGATGTGTCCAAGTCACACAGGTGCATTTAAGCAAACGGACACTGGTTCTTGGGTGCATAATATTTGTGCATTATGGCTTCCAGAGTtatacttttcaaatttacaTTATATGGAACCTATAGAGGGTGTTCAAAATGTCAGTATATCGCGATGGAAACTTAATTGTTACATAtgtaagaagaaaatgggcGCTTGTATTCAATGCTTCCAAAAAAACTGTTTTACAGCATATCATGTCACATGTGCTCGTCGAGCTGGTCTCTACATGAGCAATGGGAAGTGTATTATTCAAGAATTAGCGACAAATCAATTTCCGCAAAAGTTTTCGATCGAAAGTTTTTGTCACAAGCACGCACCTAGGGGATGGCAATCAAACATGGAAGGTATTAACAAAGCTAGGAAATACTTTTCTCTAATTCCCACCTTAGCGACTGAATTACCGAGGCATAATGAGACAAACGATAGGATGGATTcgaaaatcaagaaaacaatCTGGAAAACGTCAAGTCAGACGCCAGTAGCACCGTACATTTTTGCTGAAGTATTACGAAAGGCCgttgaattttttggattGACTAACACTCCGGCAGGCTCACTTGATATTTGCAGATATTGGTCAATGAAGAGAGAGCTTTCTGGGGGTACCCCATTGAACGCTTCTTCCGAAAACAATCCATTTGGATCATTAACTGGGGAACAATTACAAACAAGAATAGATTTTGCCGACGATCAACTCGAAGACTTATACAAACTGAAGGAGCTCACCGCCTtggtaaagaaaaggacGCTAGCTTCAACAAACATGTTGCAAACCCAAAATAAGGTGCACGATATGATTAAATCACCACAAAAgtatcttttgaaaattaaTGTTTTGGATATTTTTGTACAGTCTGAACAATTTGGAGCTCTCGAAAGATTAGTCACCGAGCCCAAATTGTTGACTatcctgaaaaaatgtaagaataataattaCGATACCGTCCAAAACTTCAGAGCAGATATtatgcaatttttttcgacTTTGGAGAACCTTCCCAGTGCATCAAGAATAATTCAAACAATCTCACTAAGAGCGAAGGAGCAAGTACTAAAATTAATCGAGCCCATAGAGCATATGGATGTAAAGAAGTTACTATCCAGAGATTTCATTGTGACCGATGGCAATAAAATAGAAGAAAGGCCCTGGAGTGGCCGAATAATCatggaggaagaagagttAAGTGAGGTGGAGGAACTGAATCCAGGGGAGCGCCGTGTACTGAAGCTCATTCTAAACAGTAAgtgaataaaaaattattccATGACCGCATATACTCAACATTCGTATTtctattatatataaaactCTGTTCTATTATTTACGTTCATATGATAGGAAACACTCTTCAAATGAATGCCCAATGAAGGTTgcctttttccttttttttgattcttctCGACTTTATGTACCCGTTTTCATGGTTTAGGAATTATTGTTTAGTTTTTGGTATCCTCGGTCTAGTGAGGTAATAAAataacaaatgaaaaagcaaacGAATTGAAGCTAATCCCAATAAATGTTTAGCATTCTATTGTGCGTAACGCAAAACAAGAAACATAAGAAGTTGATATTTTCGACGATCACTTTGTACTTATAAGAACCAAAATTCAAATGTTCAGTAGCAAACGTCTCAAAAATGTTAAAGAAGCATTCAAGTCTCTAAAAGGCCAGAATCCAGAGACATCCATGGAAAGTTCGAAATCACCTCCTAGatccaaaaatttggaagCATCTTCTAAATCCAGGGATGCCAGATCTCCGGCTTCTTTAAAGCTTCCTATAAGTTCaagtaataaaaataaaatattcttaCTAAAAGAAGTGAATAAACACGGTATGAGTAGTAAGCCCATCGCAGCCGCCTTCGATTTCACGCAGAATTTATTGGCAATAGGCACAGTTACAGGGGAACTCCATATTTACGGTCAGCAGCAGGTAGAGGTGGTTGTAAAGTTAGAAGATAAGTCACCCATAAAAGAAATGAGATTTGTGAAAGGGATCTATTTAGTGGTCATTAACGCAAAAGATACTATATTTGTAATATCCTTATATTCCCAGAAAGTGCTTACAACAGTGTTCATTCCAGGGAAAATAACGTCAATCGACACAGATGCCTCTTTAGACTGGATGTTGATCGGTCTTC
Proteins encoded in this window:
- the NTO1 gene encoding Nto1p (similar to Saccharomyces cerevisiae NTO1 (YPR031W); ancestral locus Anc_7.439), which encodes MNRGSVDDGPKLREEKHFQDFYPDLNTDTLLPFVVPLGERCTISTNSDVNDTSNLNNTGKGSVKSAQTKELIFKGRVTTEPLVLKKNEVEFQKCKITTSELKGRKTSYSPKFNDGFISRYYRSYNSRGRKAYKSQQIGFNEFETPYFTKFSDREAPDIAIPATSKSAIQKFASISSNLANFRPLYDMDEQDELYLHYLNKTFFKDQMSHEVFEVLMTILETEWFHIEKHMPSTNDLIAKNNILSDCQNYELYGSDDGTGLSMDQACAVCLATDSDNSNTIVFCDGCDIAVHQECYGIIFIPEGRWLCRRCLISRNSFITCLMCPSHTGAFKQTDTGSWVHNICALWLPELYFSNLHYMEPIEGVQNVSISRWKLNCYICKKKMGACIQCFQKNCFTAYHVTCARRAGLYMSNGKCIIQELATNQFPQKFSIESFCHKHAPRGWQSNMEGINKARKYFSLIPTLATELPRHNETNDRMDSKIKKTIWKTSSQTPVAPYIFAEVLRKAVEFFGLTNTPAGSLDICRYWSMKRELSGGTPLNASSENNPFGSLTGEQLQTRIDFADDQLEDLYKLKELTALVKKRTLASTNMLQTQNKVHDMIKSPQKYLLKINVLDIFVQSEQFGALERLVTEPKLLTILKKCKNNNYDTVQNFRADIMQFFSTLENLPSASRIIQTISLRAKEQVLKLIEPIEHMDVKKLLSRDFIVTDGNKIEERPWSGRIIMEEEELSEVEELNPGERRVLKLILNSK